The following are encoded together in the Pedobacter steynii genome:
- the atpB gene encoding F0F1 ATP synthase subunit A encodes MDCSHVFEFKVKRLIVVFTLFLAFFSVTPAAFAQVDTAQVTEDSHAQPEAEKKFDIGKFALHHIADSHSWHVIGHTYIDLPVILYTKAGVVNFSSADFNHDDEGKVVVERKGQRFVKMHEKIYYASDVANEHGQFLSLDEKHHASNERPLDLSITKNVCTLILSMIILLVVFINVANGYKKRKGKSPKGLQSWMEPIILFVRDDIAKPNLGHKYERFMPYLLTVFFFIWFNNMLGLIPFLPGGANLTGNIAVTMILAIATFCLTVFNGNKYYWKHIFMPDVPWWMYVVMVPVELFGIFTKPIALMIRLFANITAGHILVLSLICLVFVFNSLYIAPVSIAFAVFIGAIELLVAFIQAFIFTILSALFIGMAIEEHH; translated from the coding sequence ATGGATTGTAGCCACGTTTTTGAGTTTAAAGTGAAAAGGTTAATTGTTGTTTTTACGCTGTTTTTAGCGTTTTTTTCTGTTACACCCGCAGCTTTTGCTCAGGTGGACACAGCACAAGTAACAGAAGATTCCCATGCCCAACCAGAGGCTGAGAAAAAGTTTGACATTGGTAAGTTTGCGCTACACCATATTGCGGATTCGCATAGCTGGCACGTAATTGGGCATACTTATATTGATCTTCCGGTAATATTGTATACCAAAGCTGGTGTTGTAAATTTCAGTTCTGCTGACTTTAATCACGATGATGAGGGTAAAGTAGTGGTAGAAAGAAAAGGACAGCGCTTTGTGAAAATGCACGAAAAAATCTATTATGCATCTGATGTTGCGAATGAGCATGGACAATTTCTGAGCTTAGATGAGAAACATCATGCATCAAATGAACGTCCTTTGGATTTATCCATTACTAAGAACGTTTGTACCCTGATTTTATCAATGATTATTCTGCTTGTGGTATTTATCAATGTAGCCAATGGTTATAAAAAACGTAAAGGGAAATCGCCAAAAGGATTACAATCCTGGATGGAGCCGATCATTCTTTTTGTACGTGATGATATTGCGAAACCGAATCTTGGTCATAAATATGAGCGTTTCATGCCTTATTTATTAACCGTATTCTTTTTTATCTGGTTTAACAATATGCTGGGATTAATTCCATTTTTACCAGGGGGAGCCAACTTAACTGGTAATATTGCGGTGACTATGATCTTAGCTATTGCAACTTTCTGCCTTACTGTATTCAATGGTAACAAGTACTACTGGAAACACATCTTTATGCCTGATGTACCATGGTGGATGTACGTTGTAATGGTTCCGGTAGAATTGTTCGGTATCTTTACCAAACCTATTGCCTTAATGATCCGTTTGTTTGCCAACATCACTGCAGGACACATTTTAGTGTTGTCGTTAATCTGCCTTGTGTTTGTATTCAATAGCTTATACATTGCCCCGGTATCGATCGCATTTGCCGTATTTATTGGCGCCATAGAATTATTGGTTGCTTTTATTCAGGCATTTATCTTTACCATATTGTCTGCCCTGTTTATCGGAATGGCAATTGAAGAACACCATTAA
- the atpE gene encoding ATP synthase F0 subunit C has translation MTGSIAAIGAGLAAIGAGLGIGRIGGSAMDGIARQPEAASKIQTAMLIAAAFVEAVALFAVVVALMGNG, from the coding sequence ATTACAGGAAGTATTGCTGCAATTGGTGCAGGATTAGCTGCGATTGGCGCTGGTCTAGGTATCGGACGCATTGGTGGTTCAGCTATGGACGGTATTGCTCGTCAACCAGAAGCTGCCTCTAAAATTCAAACTGCAATGTTAATCGCTGCTGCCTTCGTTGAGGCTGTTGCGCTTTTCGCAGTAGTAGTTGCCCTAATGGGTAATGGCTAG
- a CDS encoding F0F1 ATP synthase subunit B, with the protein MELLLPEFGLVIFQSIAFLLLMFLLAKFAWKPVLAAIKEREQSIDEALNKAELAKQEMARLTAQNEDLMKSARAERDLILKEAKTLKDNIINEAKTSAQNEGAKLIEKAKIEIENQKKAALAELKNQVSTLSLDIAERVLRNQLQDKATQQDLVANLLKDVELN; encoded by the coding sequence ATGGAATTATTATTACCTGAATTTGGCCTAGTTATCTTTCAATCCATTGCTTTCTTATTGCTAATGTTCCTATTGGCGAAATTTGCCTGGAAACCCGTTTTGGCAGCAATTAAAGAACGTGAGCAGTCAATTGATGAGGCTTTAAATAAAGCTGAACTGGCGAAACAAGAAATGGCTCGTTTAACTGCGCAGAATGAAGATTTAATGAAATCTGCACGTGCAGAACGTGATCTGATCCTGAAAGAAGCAAAAACACTTAAGGATAATATCATTAACGAAGCTAAAACTTCGGCACAAAATGAAGGCGCGAAGCTAATTGAAAAGGCTAAGATCGAAATTGAAAACCAGAAGAAAGCTGCTTTAGCAGAATTGAAAAACCAGGTTTCTACTTTATCATTAGATATTGCAGAACGTGTGTTGCGTAATCAATTACAGGATAAAGCTACCCAACAGGATTTAGTTGCTAATCTTTTAAAAGATGTTGAATTAAACTAG
- the atpH gene encoding ATP synthase F1 subunit delta produces MLENKAASRYAKSLIDLSNEQNALEEIKSDMVLLDQVIDQNPELEAILKNPIVPLDKKSGILENVFGAKVNAVTKAFLKLVVNKGRSEILFGTAKAFIQQYNAIKGIVTAEVTSATELTEANRAEIVAIVKKEVGANEVVIKEKVNDKLIGGFILKVGDKQFDASIASGLNKLKKEFAQGIV; encoded by the coding sequence ATGTTAGAAAATAAAGCAGCATCGAGATACGCCAAATCGTTAATAGATCTTTCTAATGAGCAGAATGCTTTAGAAGAAATCAAAAGCGATATGGTTCTTTTAGATCAGGTAATTGATCAGAATCCGGAATTAGAAGCTATTCTTAAAAACCCGATTGTCCCTTTGGATAAAAAATCAGGAATTTTAGAAAATGTGTTTGGAGCCAAAGTTAATGCGGTAACTAAAGCCTTCTTAAAACTGGTGGTAAACAAAGGACGTTCTGAAATCTTATTCGGAACAGCAAAAGCCTTTATTCAGCAATACAATGCGATTAAAGGAATTGTAACTGCTGAAGTGACTTCAGCTACGGAATTGACAGAAGCAAACAGAGCAGAGATCGTAGCTATAGTGAAAAAAGAAGTAGGCGCTAATGAAGTAGTGATTAAAGAAAAAGTTAATGACAAACTAATTGGCGGTTTTATTTTAAAGGTTGGTGATAAGCAATTTGATGCGAGTATTGCCAGTGGTTTGAATAAACTTAAAAAAGAATTTGCTCAGGGAATTGTTTAA
- the atpA gene encoding F0F1 ATP synthase subunit alpha has protein sequence MVEVRPDEVSAIIRQQLAGFKSEAELEEVGTVLQVGDGIARVYGLTKVQSGELVEFENGLQGIVLNLEEDNVGVVLLGPSDTIKEGDTIKRTKKIASIKVGEGMLGRVVNTLGEPIDGKGPIIGETYEMPIERKAPGVIYRQPVTEPLQTGIKAIDGMIPIGRGQRELVIGDRQIGKTAVCIDTIINQKEFYEAGNPVFCIYVACGQKASTVANIVRTLEENGAMPYTVVVAASAAEPAPLQFYAPFSGAAIGEFFRDTGRPALIVYDDLSKQAVAYREVSLLLRRPPGREAYPGDVFYLHSRLLERAAKINSNDDIAQAMNDLPESLKGIVKGGGSLTALPIIETQAGDVSAYIPTNVISITDGQIFLESNLFNAGIRPAINVGISVSRVGGNAQIKSMKKVAGTLKLDQAQYRELEAFSKFGSDLDAATKSVLDKGARNVEILKQGQFSPMTVEKQVAIIYIGTKNLMRSVPVNKVKEFEAEYLQQLELRHPDTLKALKAGKFDDQITGVLETVAKELSSKY, from the coding sequence ATGGTAGAGGTAAGACCAGACGAAGTATCGGCAATTATCAGGCAACAATTGGCGGGCTTTAAATCAGAAGCAGAACTTGAAGAAGTTGGTACCGTATTGCAGGTGGGTGATGGTATTGCCCGTGTTTATGGTTTAACTAAAGTTCAATCCGGTGAGTTAGTTGAATTTGAAAACGGCTTACAAGGTATTGTTTTGAACCTTGAAGAAGATAATGTTGGTGTGGTTCTATTGGGCCCATCTGACACGATCAAAGAAGGTGATACGATTAAACGTACTAAGAAAATCGCCTCTATCAAAGTTGGTGAAGGTATGTTAGGCCGTGTGGTAAACACACTAGGCGAACCAATCGATGGTAAAGGACCAATCATTGGTGAGACTTATGAGATGCCAATTGAGCGTAAAGCTCCTGGGGTAATCTATCGTCAGCCGGTAACTGAGCCTCTACAAACTGGTATCAAAGCTATCGATGGTATGATTCCAATCGGTCGTGGTCAGCGTGAGTTGGTAATCGGTGACCGTCAGATTGGTAAAACTGCGGTATGTATCGATACTATTATCAACCAAAAAGAATTTTACGAAGCAGGTAATCCTGTATTCTGTATATATGTTGCTTGCGGACAAAAAGCAAGTACTGTGGCGAACATCGTTCGTACGTTAGAAGAAAACGGTGCAATGCCATATACGGTTGTTGTTGCTGCTTCTGCTGCTGAACCTGCTCCTCTACAGTTCTACGCTCCATTCTCTGGTGCAGCGATCGGTGAGTTCTTCCGTGATACAGGCAGACCAGCATTAATTGTTTATGATGACTTGTCTAAGCAAGCTGTAGCTTACCGTGAGGTTTCATTATTACTACGTCGTCCACCGGGTCGTGAGGCTTATCCGGGTGACGTATTTTACCTTCACAGTCGTTTATTAGAGCGTGCTGCTAAGATCAACTCTAACGATGACATTGCACAGGCAATGAATGACCTTCCTGAATCATTGAAAGGTATCGTTAAAGGCGGTGGTTCATTAACTGCACTTCCAATTATCGAAACTCAGGCTGGTGACGTTTCTGCTTATATCCCTACAAACGTAATCTCAATTACTGACGGTCAGATCTTCTTAGAATCCAACTTATTCAACGCAGGTATCCGTCCGGCAATTAACGTAGGTATCTCGGTATCACGTGTAGGTGGTAATGCGCAGATCAAATCAATGAAAAAAGTTGCTGGTACTTTGAAATTGGATCAGGCTCAATACCGTGAGTTAGAGGCTTTCTCTAAATTCGGTTCTGATCTTGATGCAGCTACTAAATCAGTTCTTGATAAAGGTGCACGTAACGTGGAAATCCTTAAACAAGGACAGTTCTCTCCAATGACTGTAGAGAAACAAGTAGCAATTATTTATATCGGTACTAAAAACTTAATGCGTTCAGTTCCTGTAAATAAAGTAAAAGAATTTGAAGCTGAATATTTACAACAATTGGAATTACGTCATCCTGATACTTTGAAAGCTTTAAAAGCTGGAAAATTTGATGATCAAATTACTGGAGTGTTGGAAACTGTTGCAAAAGAGCTTTCAAGTAAATACTAA